A genomic segment from Legionella micdadei encodes:
- a CDS encoding phosphopentomutase, protein MLGRVCILVMDSMGIGASLDAYRYGDEGADTFAHIHQACSDGLANKEGLREGPLNIPNLTRLGLYHTALASSGVRLVDLSTIEEPSGYYGYAVEQSLGKDTPSGHWELAGVPVTFDWGYFPDQANCFPKKLIDTFIKQANLPGVLGEKHASGTTIIEELGEEHIKSGKPIVYTSADSVFQIAAHEESFGLNRLYEICEIARKLVDEYQIGRVIARPFIGKPGSFKRTGNRRDYATLPPAPTLLDLLKEAGREVIAIGKIADIFAHQGVTQTIKADGNHALFDATLKALNTAPEGSLIFTNFVDFDSSYGHRRDVVGYAHALEQFDRRLPELFELLQPDDIVVITADHGCDPTFSGTDHTREHVPVLVFGPKINSRFIGRRDSFADIGQSLAEYLKITPLLHGVAFMSEYNT, encoded by the coding sequence ATGTTAGGAAGGGTTTGTATTTTAGTGATGGATTCCATGGGGATTGGAGCTAGTCTTGATGCATATCGTTATGGTGACGAGGGCGCCGATACCTTTGCTCACATCCATCAAGCTTGCAGCGATGGATTAGCCAATAAAGAAGGCTTGCGTGAGGGGCCTTTAAACATTCCAAACCTAACCCGATTAGGATTATATCATACTGCTCTTGCAAGCTCAGGCGTTCGATTGGTGGATTTATCTACAATTGAAGAGCCGAGTGGTTATTATGGTTATGCTGTTGAGCAAAGTTTAGGTAAAGATACTCCCAGTGGCCATTGGGAACTTGCGGGAGTCCCTGTAACTTTTGATTGGGGATATTTCCCCGATCAAGCGAATTGTTTTCCCAAAAAATTAATTGATACGTTCATTAAGCAAGCAAATTTACCTGGTGTGTTAGGCGAAAAGCATGCTTCTGGAACAACAATTATTGAGGAACTGGGTGAAGAACATATTAAATCAGGAAAACCTATTGTTTATACCTCGGCAGACAGTGTGTTCCAGATTGCTGCGCATGAAGAAAGTTTTGGTTTAAACCGGCTCTATGAAATCTGTGAGATTGCCCGCAAGTTGGTGGATGAGTACCAAATTGGTCGGGTTATAGCGAGACCTTTTATTGGTAAGCCAGGCAGTTTTAAACGCACGGGTAATCGTCGAGACTATGCTACTCTACCACCTGCTCCGACTTTATTAGATTTACTAAAAGAAGCAGGCCGTGAAGTTATCGCGATAGGTAAAATTGCGGATATCTTCGCTCATCAAGGGGTTACTCAAACAATTAAGGCAGACGGAAACCATGCCTTGTTTGATGCAACATTAAAAGCGTTGAACACCGCCCCTGAAGGAAGCTTAATTTTCACTAATTTTGTTGATTTTGATTCTTCTTACGGACATCGTCGTGATGTTGTTGGTTATGCTCATGCACTCGAACAGTTTGACCGCCGTCTCCCCGAATTATTTGAACTTCTTCAACCGGATGATATAGTGGTTATTACTGCAGATCACGGCTGTGATCCCACTTTTTCGGGAACAGATCATACTCGAGAGCACGTGCCCGTTCTTGTTTTTGGACCTAAAATCAATAGCCGTTTTATTGGTCGCCGTGATAGCTTCGCTGATATTGGCCAAAGTTTGGCAGAATATCTAAAAATTACTCCCTTATTGCATGGAGTGGCATTTATGAGTGAATATAACACTTAG
- a CDS encoding reprolysin-like metallopeptidase: MIRMFIVVFILAFSSLAAAQNYKVISNIIKDVKRESVPSGGKRLIQAKHYRTVEININRLSQALENVPHRAGLRAGTPVFIELPLPDGTLHQFRVVENSTMHPTLAEKYPEIRTYDGYGTGKSNEFVKFDITPQGFHAMILNPGKDTVFIDPLEKDNAQYYLVYKQRNFISTQKIKCEVTSQGKPIKKLYQFKHFANFNACELKKYRLAMAATAEYTQFHGGTVPLALAAIVTTMNRVNGIYETDMAITMELIPNDDAIIYTDPNTEPYTSGNPRLMLGENQSNIDAVIGTNNYDIGHVVDAAGSGLATLGCVCDDEKKAQGVTGSDSPIGDPFDVDFVSHEMGHQFNANHTQNNNCERNPPTAVEPGSGSTIMSYAGICPPNVQPNSNSYFHGISLQEMGLFVSEEGGVCAEKSLIPSAPTILGTTGFAVIPANTPFALTTFATNNGGNNILTYTWEQMDNEISQQPPVSYSFGGPNFRSVVPSQSSTRFFPSLSALANNGPFTWEVLPSVSRTLHFRTTVRANIPGGSCNTYTDTFLTTDASSGPFSLTYPTAPSIVWLGGAQLPVTWNVARTNLPPVGAGFVDILLSMDGGLSYPQVLLAHVPNVGSAVVTVPNINAGAARLMIRAANGASLKVASGTFFTTSANNFTIMATAPTAPVLFRAERNRLNPTTAFIYYAGLDNAVFNDTYTVNGFPGAIVTLDRALGRFIVSNITIPQPVVVSITVTRGNLTQTSNLIVIPGIL, encoded by the coding sequence ATGATAAGGATGTTTATTGTTGTCTTTATATTAGCTTTTTCCTCTTTGGCTGCTGCTCAAAACTACAAAGTCATTAGCAATATTATTAAAGATGTTAAGCGTGAATCAGTTCCATCAGGAGGAAAGCGCCTAATTCAAGCGAAGCATTATCGTACTGTCGAGATTAATATCAATCGACTTTCTCAAGCATTGGAGAATGTGCCTCATCGTGCGGGTTTAAGAGCCGGTACCCCCGTTTTCATTGAGCTTCCATTGCCAGACGGAACCCTGCATCAATTTCGTGTCGTTGAGAACAGCACGATGCATCCAACTCTAGCAGAAAAATACCCGGAAATTCGAACTTATGATGGGTATGGTACAGGTAAATCAAATGAATTTGTGAAATTCGATATCACTCCACAAGGATTCCACGCCATGATTTTGAATCCTGGGAAAGATACTGTGTTTATTGATCCTTTAGAAAAAGATAATGCGCAATATTATCTCGTCTATAAGCAAAGGAATTTTATCAGTACACAAAAAATAAAATGTGAAGTTACGAGCCAAGGCAAACCAATTAAAAAACTTTACCAGTTTAAGCATTTTGCTAATTTTAATGCTTGCGAGCTTAAAAAATACCGTCTAGCTATGGCAGCCACAGCTGAGTACACTCAGTTTCATGGCGGAACTGTTCCACTGGCTCTTGCAGCGATAGTGACGACTATGAATCGCGTAAATGGGATCTATGAAACCGATATGGCAATAACGATGGAGTTAATCCCCAATGATGATGCAATCATCTATACCGATCCCAACACTGAACCTTACACAAGCGGAAACCCCCGTTTAATGTTGGGAGAAAATCAATCCAACATTGATGCGGTGATTGGCACAAATAATTACGATATAGGCCATGTCGTTGATGCTGCAGGTAGTGGTCTTGCTACACTTGGTTGTGTTTGTGACGATGAAAAAAAAGCACAAGGCGTAACAGGAAGCGATAGTCCAATTGGTGATCCCTTTGATGTTGATTTTGTTTCCCATGAAATGGGCCATCAGTTCAATGCTAATCACACTCAAAACAATAACTGTGAAAGGAATCCTCCAACTGCTGTTGAACCGGGAAGCGGCAGTACTATTATGAGCTATGCAGGCATTTGCCCTCCAAATGTTCAGCCTAACTCTAATTCTTACTTCCATGGGATTAGTTTGCAGGAGATGGGACTTTTTGTATCGGAGGAAGGGGGTGTTTGCGCGGAGAAGTCGCTTATCCCTTCTGCCCCAACCATTCTTGGAACAACTGGATTTGCTGTCATACCGGCAAATACCCCTTTTGCGTTGACTACTTTTGCAACAAATAATGGGGGTAATAATATACTCACTTATACATGGGAACAGATGGATAATGAAATCTCACAGCAACCGCCTGTGAGTTATTCGTTTGGTGGTCCTAATTTTAGAAGTGTTGTTCCCTCTCAATCCTCCACACGATTCTTTCCAAGTTTATCGGCGCTTGCGAATAATGGGCCATTTACTTGGGAAGTGTTACCCTCCGTGAGTCGAACACTGCATTTTAGAACAACCGTACGCGCAAATATCCCAGGGGGGTCTTGTAATACCTACACTGATACTTTTTTAACCACTGACGCATCATCCGGCCCCTTTTCATTAACTTATCCTACAGCGCCAAGTATTGTGTGGTTAGGAGGGGCTCAATTGCCTGTGACTTGGAATGTGGCTCGTACAAATCTGCCTCCGGTAGGTGCAGGTTTTGTTGATATTCTCTTATCAATGGATGGTGGGTTATCTTATCCTCAAGTATTGCTTGCCCATGTCCCTAATGTCGGGTCTGCCGTTGTTACCGTTCCCAATATTAATGCTGGGGCTGCTCGACTCATGATTAGAGCTGCAAATGGCGCGTCTTTAAAAGTTGCAAGTGGTACGTTTTTTACAACTTCTGCAAATAATTTCACGATAATGGCAACAGCGCCAACAGCACCAGTGTTATTTAGGGCAGAACGGAATCGGTTAAATCCTACTACGGCATTTATCTATTACGCAGGATTAGATAATGCTGTGTTTAACGATACCTATACCGTGAATGGTTTCCCGGGTGCAATTGTAACTTTGGATAGGGCATTGGGGCGCTTTATTGTTTCAAATATAACTATACCTCAGCCGGTGGTTGTTTCTATTACCGTAACTCGTGGAAACCTTACCCAAACATCGAATCTAATTGTCATTCCAGGTATTTTATAA
- a CDS encoding class I SAM-dependent methyltransferase, protein MDKSKNNDLKMPDPISEHLVMTLNKRGPVSSYLDDYAKQFIEFAVQQKSPILELGAAYGFVTIAALKAGATIIANDIEPRHLQILYNRTPEDCRGRLTLLPGEFPYELNLAPESIAGCYVSRMLGYLEPPALQEGIQKLFLWLKSGAKLFILASPPYRALYKSIIPIYEQRIKDNEQWPGYFTNLKTLVEEPINRYVPDRLHFLDDKILSREVERVGFIVEKAELYARKDLPEKAQYDGREGVAIIARKP, encoded by the coding sequence ATGGATAAATCAAAAAACAATGATTTAAAAATGCCTGACCCAATCTCTGAACATTTGGTAATGACTTTAAACAAAAGGGGACCAGTATCAAGTTATCTTGACGATTACGCTAAACAATTTATTGAATTTGCGGTACAACAAAAATCACCGATACTCGAGCTTGGCGCTGCTTATGGTTTTGTTACAATCGCTGCTTTAAAAGCAGGGGCTACAATCATTGCAAATGATATTGAACCCCGCCATCTACAAATTTTATACAACCGTACACCAGAGGATTGCCGCGGGCGCCTAACTTTACTCCCCGGGGAATTTCCCTATGAGTTAAATTTGGCTCCTGAAAGTATCGCTGGTTGTTACGTCTCCCGTATGCTTGGTTATTTGGAACCTCCTGCATTACAGGAAGGGATTCAGAAATTATTTCTTTGGCTTAAATCAGGCGCGAAATTGTTTATTCTCGCCTCACCTCCTTATCGAGCGCTGTACAAATCAATTATTCCAATCTACGAACAAAGAATTAAAGATAATGAGCAATGGCCAGGTTATTTTACTAACCTAAAAACGCTTGTCGAAGAACCCATTAATCGTTATGTTCCAGATAGACTCCATTTTTTAGATGATAAAATTTTATCCAGAGAAGTCGAGCGCGTTGGTTTTATAGTTGAAAAAGCTGAATTGTACGCGCGCAAAGATTTACCTGAAAAAGCCCAATATGATGGCCGAGAAGGAGTGGCTATTATTGCGAGAAAACCCTAG
- a CDS encoding Fur family transcriptional regulator, producing the protein MNYPTLFLNYCLAIDLRLTSLRRSVLYILWSTAKPLKAYEILDRLLQIKQNAKPPTVYRVLDYFVDYGVVHKIESIQSYTLCHEPEKHHSSEVLMVCNDCHQVNELYDQTMHDLVQKISQENQFHLGQGAIELRGICNKCQPVS; encoded by the coding sequence ATGAACTATCCAACCTTATTTTTGAATTATTGTTTGGCTATCGATCTTAGGCTAACTTCTTTGCGCAGAAGCGTTTTATATATTTTATGGAGTACAGCAAAACCGCTTAAAGCGTATGAGATTTTAGATAGGTTATTGCAAATTAAGCAAAATGCCAAACCGCCAACTGTTTATCGTGTACTCGATTATTTTGTTGATTATGGAGTGGTCCATAAAATTGAGTCTATCCAATCCTATACACTTTGTCACGAGCCTGAAAAGCATCATTCCTCCGAAGTGCTGATGGTTTGCAATGATTGTCATCAGGTTAATGAATTATATGATCAAACCATGCATGATTTAGTGCAGAAAATATCACAGGAGAATCAATTTCATCTTGGGCAGGGAGCTATTGAGTTAAGAGGAATTTGTAATAAATGCCAACCTGTTTCATAA
- the hslV gene encoding ATP-dependent protease subunit HslV yields the protein MEQYRGTTILSVRRGNKVVIGGDGQVSMGNTVMKSNARKVRRLYKDNVIAGFAGGTADAFTLFERFEKKLEMHQGHLVRAAVELAKDWRTDKILRRLEALLAVADRKASLIITGNGDVIEPEEGLIAIGSGGPFAQSAARALVENTDLSAHDVVRKSLNIAADICIYTNHNLTIEELDTDSE from the coding sequence TTGGAACAATATCGAGGTACAACTATCTTGTCTGTAAGACGGGGGAATAAGGTGGTTATCGGTGGTGACGGACAAGTCAGCATGGGTAACACAGTGATGAAAAGTAATGCGCGCAAAGTTAGACGCCTGTATAAAGACAATGTCATTGCTGGTTTTGCTGGGGGCACAGCGGATGCGTTCACATTATTTGAACGATTTGAAAAGAAGCTAGAAATGCACCAAGGCCATTTAGTGCGTGCAGCGGTGGAATTAGCCAAAGATTGGCGCACGGATAAAATCTTACGGCGCTTAGAAGCACTTTTAGCAGTGGCCGATCGTAAAGCTTCGCTTATTATTACGGGAAATGGCGATGTAATTGAGCCTGAGGAAGGATTAATTGCCATTGGTTCTGGAGGTCCTTTTGCTCAGTCTGCAGCCCGCGCCTTAGTGGAAAATACTGACCTCTCCGCCCATGATGTTGTGCGCAAAAGTTTGAATATTGCTGCTGACATCTGTATTTATACAAACCATAATTTAACTATCGAAGAATTGGATACTGACAGTGAATAA
- a CDS encoding UDP-N-acetylmuramyl peptide synthase: MNNDQMNKNARCYYESAKKFHIPVEGIAQIEGFRIKLGKQNYYFCGSGTPLNDCSCIHVSRNKYTMNKLLEKGGFPVPKATFIHISEYQDGLLEEKIAQLNFPLVAKPQAGKLGQDVLCNIQTLAQLKKYIDDNIADYEFISIEEFHGNLNSYRVLVFNGRILGVIQRYPAHVMGDGVHTLQELIDLANIQRPKISNTLGPIGIDEECQIKLAELGLDLNYIPKKEECVSLCYTCNATRGGTYKSIDKNICKENRKLFIRAAAELGLKLVGFDVQCVDINIPIEKSHGVIIEANDGPSVRIHEYPLEGKAVHASKKIIRSILYRHPIAYFTVLYKDKTTAPYIRSFIALILLSLIYLVIRR, translated from the coding sequence TTGAATAACGATCAAATGAATAAAAATGCACGATGCTATTACGAAAGCGCCAAAAAATTCCATATACCGGTAGAAGGAATAGCTCAAATCGAAGGGTTTAGGATAAAACTTGGAAAGCAAAATTATTACTTTTGTGGTAGCGGAACGCCACTAAACGATTGCAGTTGTATCCATGTATCTAGAAATAAGTACACGATGAATAAGTTGCTTGAAAAAGGCGGATTCCCTGTCCCTAAAGCCACCTTTATTCACATTTCGGAATACCAAGACGGATTGCTCGAAGAAAAAATAGCCCAGTTAAATTTCCCCTTGGTTGCTAAGCCCCAAGCAGGTAAATTAGGCCAAGATGTATTATGTAACATCCAAACACTAGCGCAATTAAAAAAATACATCGATGATAATATTGCTGATTATGAATTCATATCGATTGAAGAATTCCATGGTAATCTGAATTCTTATCGAGTTTTGGTCTTCAACGGGCGTATCCTCGGTGTCATTCAACGGTATCCGGCGCATGTGATGGGTGATGGTGTACATACTCTGCAAGAGCTTATTGATTTAGCTAATATTCAACGTCCTAAAATAAGCAATACACTAGGTCCAATCGGCATCGATGAAGAATGCCAAATTAAGCTCGCCGAGCTTGGCCTCGATCTAAACTACATTCCGAAAAAAGAGGAGTGTGTTAGCTTGTGTTACACTTGTAATGCAACACGGGGTGGTACTTATAAGTCAATAGACAAAAATATATGTAAGGAGAATAGGAAGCTATTTATACGCGCGGCTGCAGAGTTAGGCCTAAAATTGGTTGGGTTTGATGTGCAATGCGTCGATATTAATATACCGATTGAAAAATCACATGGCGTAATCATCGAAGCAAACGATGGGCCCAGCGTGCGAATACATGAATACCCATTGGAAGGGAAAGCTGTTCATGCGAGTAAAAAAATTATCCGTAGTATTCTCTATCGTCATCCAATAGCTTACTTCACCGTACTTTATAAAGATAAAACAACAGCTCCCTATATACGAAGCTTCATTGCACTTATTCTTCTGAGCCTAATTTATTTGGTTATTCGGAGGTAA
- a CDS encoding SulP family inorganic anion transporter, producing MIALLEAYRVGLLKRQNWLPNIVSGVIVGVVALPLAMAFAIASGAKPEQGIYTAIVAGFLVSVFGGSRLQIAGPTGAFIVLLAGITAKYGVDGLQIATLMAGVILFLLGLARFGAVIKFIPAPVIIGFTSGIAIIIWVGQWKDFFGLPAVSGEHFHQKLWSLLQVFPQWNPTTTALAALSLLLVVFSHRLPGMKRVPGPLVALVVATGLEAYFQFDGVATIGSTFGGIPQGLPSFQLPELSFTRITELIGPAFAVAMLGAIESLLSAVVADGMAGTEHNSNQELIGQGLANIAAPLFGGFAATGAIARTATNIRNGGTSPLAGIIHALTLLVIIIFLAPLAVYVPLAALAAILFVVAWNMSEARHFVKMLKCAPRADVLVLLITFGLTVFVDLVVAVNVGVILATLLFLRRMASSVEVLQVDHQELHHEFRTLGIDAVPANVQVFKMEGPFFFGAVENFEQALANTPAEPNMLIIKLGWVPFIDVTGLQALEEFIIKRHKHQVRVMLAGANARVKAKLEKAGIIRLVGEENVFSNLSQALAVCTQQSSGLSRPHFSIPELS from the coding sequence ATGATAGCTTTGCTTGAAGCTTATCGAGTCGGTCTATTAAAACGGCAAAATTGGTTACCTAATATTGTTTCTGGCGTTATCGTCGGGGTCGTGGCTCTACCCCTAGCCATGGCATTTGCTATCGCTTCTGGAGCTAAGCCTGAGCAAGGTATTTATACAGCAATCGTGGCCGGTTTTTTAGTGTCTGTTTTTGGGGGCAGTCGGCTGCAGATTGCGGGTCCAACAGGGGCTTTTATTGTTCTACTTGCCGGCATCACAGCCAAATATGGAGTAGATGGATTACAAATTGCGACATTAATGGCTGGCGTGATTCTATTTCTATTGGGGCTTGCTCGATTTGGTGCGGTCATTAAATTTATCCCTGCACCGGTAATCATTGGTTTTACATCGGGTATTGCAATCATTATTTGGGTCGGCCAATGGAAAGATTTCTTCGGGTTACCGGCAGTATCAGGAGAGCACTTTCATCAAAAGCTATGGTCTTTATTACAGGTATTTCCGCAGTGGAACCCTACCACCACAGCGCTAGCTGCCTTGTCATTGTTGTTAGTTGTTTTTTCTCACAGATTGCCAGGGATGAAACGTGTACCTGGACCTTTAGTGGCTTTAGTCGTGGCAACAGGCTTGGAAGCTTATTTTCAGTTTGATGGAGTAGCAACTATTGGGAGTACTTTTGGTGGTATCCCGCAAGGTTTGCCCTCATTCCAATTGCCCGAACTCAGTTTCACTCGTATTACTGAATTAATTGGCCCCGCCTTTGCTGTTGCAATGCTTGGAGCAATCGAATCTTTGCTTTCAGCAGTAGTTGCCGATGGTATGGCAGGTACAGAACATAATTCCAATCAAGAATTAATTGGTCAAGGTCTTGCCAATATTGCGGCACCTTTGTTCGGGGGATTTGCTGCCACTGGCGCTATTGCACGCACTGCCACCAACATTCGCAATGGAGGAACTAGTCCCCTTGCAGGAATAATACATGCGTTGACTTTGTTGGTCATCATTATCTTCCTAGCGCCCTTAGCAGTCTATGTGCCGTTGGCCGCTCTCGCTGCGATATTATTTGTTGTGGCCTGGAATATGAGCGAAGCCCGCCATTTCGTGAAGATGCTCAAATGTGCCCCGCGCGCAGATGTACTCGTCTTACTGATCACATTTGGTTTGACTGTATTTGTTGATTTGGTTGTTGCAGTAAATGTAGGTGTTATTTTGGCAACTCTGCTTTTTCTGCGGCGGATGGCTTCCAGTGTTGAAGTGCTCCAGGTTGATCATCAAGAGTTGCATCATGAATTTAGAACATTAGGAATAGATGCTGTTCCAGCTAATGTTCAGGTTTTCAAAATGGAAGGGCCTTTTTTCTTTGGGGCTGTTGAAAATTTTGAGCAAGCCCTTGCAAATACCCCTGCTGAACCAAACATGTTGATTATAAAGTTAGGTTGGGTTCCGTTTATCGATGTCACAGGGTTACAAGCTTTAGAAGAGTTTATCATTAAGCGACACAAACATCAGGTGCGAGTCATGTTGGCTGGAGCAAATGCACGTGTGAAGGCTAAGTTAGAGAAGGCGGGTATTATTCGGTTAGTTGGAGAAGAGAATGTTTTCTCTAATTTATCGCAGGCATTAGCGGTTTGCACCCAGCAATCTAGTGGATTGTCCCGACCTCATTTTTCGATACCAGAGTTGTCTTGA
- the hslU gene encoding ATP-dependent protease ATPase subunit HslU: protein MMTPREIVQELDKHIIGQDDAKRAVAIALRNRWRRMQIKDSALRNEIMPKNILMIGPTGVGKTEIARRLAKLAQAPFVKVEATKFTEVGYVGRDVDSIIRDLADIAVKQERERAMKKVANLAEDAAEERVLDALLPPARGSLTPSEKESSTRQVFRKQLREGALNDNEIEIEVAANAVGVEIMAPPGMEEMTSQLQAMFQQVGSGRTKTRRLTVAKAMKILREEEAAKLINEEDTKLRAIENIEQNGIVFIDELDKVAKRAETGGGGDVSREGVQRDLLPLVEGTTVSTKYGMIKTDHILFIASGAFHVAKPSDLIAELQGRLPIRVELSALSVEDFVRILTEPSASLTEQYAALMATEGLHLTFAETGIRRIAEVAWKVNERTENIGARRLYTVMERLLEVISFEATDKAGQTVHVDASYVDTHLGKLADDEDWARYIL from the coding sequence ATGATGACTCCAAGAGAGATCGTGCAAGAATTGGATAAGCACATTATTGGTCAGGACGATGCTAAACGTGCGGTTGCTATTGCTTTGCGTAACCGTTGGCGGCGAATGCAAATTAAAGATTCTGCACTTCGCAACGAAATTATGCCCAAAAATATTTTAATGATTGGGCCGACAGGAGTCGGTAAAACCGAGATCGCTAGAAGATTGGCAAAGCTCGCTCAAGCCCCCTTTGTTAAAGTGGAAGCCACTAAGTTTACTGAGGTAGGCTACGTCGGGCGTGATGTGGATTCAATAATCCGTGATCTCGCTGATATTGCTGTCAAGCAAGAGCGTGAACGCGCAATGAAGAAAGTTGCCAATTTGGCTGAAGATGCTGCTGAAGAGCGTGTTTTAGATGCCTTATTGCCACCAGCAAGAGGCAGCTTAACGCCCAGTGAGAAAGAAAGCTCGACACGCCAGGTTTTCCGCAAGCAGTTGCGGGAAGGAGCGCTAAATGATAATGAAATCGAAATTGAGGTTGCTGCAAATGCAGTGGGTGTAGAAATTATGGCACCTCCTGGCATGGAAGAAATGACTAGCCAGTTGCAGGCAATGTTTCAGCAAGTTGGCAGCGGACGGACTAAGACTCGTCGATTAACTGTTGCTAAAGCGATGAAAATTCTACGTGAAGAAGAAGCTGCCAAGTTAATTAATGAAGAAGACACTAAGCTTCGCGCTATTGAAAACATTGAACAAAACGGGATAGTTTTTATTGATGAGTTGGATAAAGTGGCTAAACGCGCCGAGACTGGGGGTGGTGGCGACGTTTCCCGTGAGGGTGTACAGCGGGATCTCTTACCGTTGGTTGAAGGGACTACAGTTTCAACCAAATACGGCATGATTAAGACAGATCATATTCTATTTATCGCCTCGGGAGCATTCCATGTTGCTAAACCATCTGATTTGATTGCTGAGTTGCAAGGGCGATTACCGATTCGTGTTGAATTATCTGCACTAAGTGTCGAAGATTTTGTGCGTATACTAACTGAACCGAGTGCTTCATTGACTGAACAATACGCGGCGTTAATGGCAACTGAGGGTTTACATTTAACCTTTGCTGAGACAGGTATTAGGCGCATTGCAGAAGTTGCGTGGAAAGTGAACGAGCGTACTGAAAATATTGGTGCCCGCCGTCTCTATACTGTGATGGAGCGTTTGTTAGAAGTCATCTCTTTCGAAGCCACAGATAAAGCGGGTCAAACAGTACATGTGGATGCGTCTTATGTCGATACTCACTTAGGAAAATTGGCAGATGATGAGGATTGGGCACGTTATATTTTATAA
- a CDS encoding outer membrane protein, which yields MNKRLLLSVLCLLSCAANASLYGGLNLGVNLVNTKKKLLYPLESVTPAFATYRSGYMGFHGQLLAGYDVHFTDRMTAAIEGDIDFFTGRAQYRINNWFLSEGVGAKEKLENGFAIFLLPGYQYNPNLRFFIGPGVSYNRFATKTNNTAGNVGVTGNFHKWLAGGGVKIGAAVSFTENTELSITYQYTQYQNATWSNVEPVSNESVKGHYKPNANLVLVGLTLRIPEAKVYTK from the coding sequence ATGAATAAACGCCTTTTACTGTCAGTTCTTTGTCTATTATCGTGCGCAGCAAATGCCTCTCTGTATGGTGGACTTAACCTTGGGGTAAATTTAGTCAATACAAAAAAAAAGTTGCTGTATCCTTTGGAAAGCGTAACGCCTGCATTTGCAACTTATCGCAGTGGATATATGGGTTTTCATGGCCAATTACTTGCCGGGTATGATGTCCATTTTACAGATAGAATGACTGCAGCGATTGAAGGAGATATCGATTTTTTTACCGGAAGAGCTCAATATAGAATCAATAATTGGTTCCTATCTGAAGGGGTTGGGGCTAAAGAAAAATTAGAAAATGGTTTTGCGATTTTTCTACTTCCCGGGTATCAATATAATCCTAATCTTCGCTTCTTTATCGGTCCTGGAGTTTCCTATAATCGGTTTGCTACTAAAACAAATAATACCGCAGGGAATGTGGGGGTGACAGGAAATTTCCATAAGTGGCTAGCAGGAGGCGGAGTAAAAATAGGAGCTGCGGTAAGCTTCACTGAGAATACAGAACTCTCAATTACTTATCAGTATACCCAATACCAAAATGCAACCTGGAGTAATGTGGAGCCGGTATCTAATGAGAGTGTAAAAGGACATTATAAGCCCAATGCGAATTTGGTCTTGGTGGGCCTAACATTACGAATCCCAGAGGCTAAGGTCTACACGAAATAA